The following proteins are encoded in a genomic region of Magallana gigas chromosome 1, xbMagGiga1.1, whole genome shotgun sequence:
- the LOC136275573 gene encoding dentin sialophosphoprotein-like, with translation MTFQDRDEYSKSEENGNDENNSTSFDVYDNGDDDKGSKDNGDEDDEDDDYTSEDNDYSDENSDGEYESEDYEDDDDRSEDNGDDEKSNGGNRDEENASDDNGDGNTEDYTKEYNVYSKENADGEYKSDEDDDYSDDVDRSKGNGDDESDSVHRKNVHMCATCV, from the exons ATGACATTCCAAGACAGGGATG AATATAGCAAATCAGAAGAAAATGGAAATGATGAAAATAACTCAACTAGCTTCGATGTATACGACAATGGTGATGACGATAAAGGAAGTAAAGATAATGGtgatgaagatgatgaagaTGACGATTATACAAGTGAGGATAATGATTATTCGGACGAAAATAGTGATGGGGAATATGAAAGTGAAGATTATGAAGATGACGATGACAGAAGTGAAGATAATGGAGATGATGAAAAAAGTAATGGAGGAAATAGAGATGAAGAAAATGCTAGTGACGATAATGGTGATGGCAATACTGAAGATTATACAAAAGAATACAATGTTTATAGTAAAGAAAATGCTGATGGCGAATACAAAAGTGATGAAGATGACGATTATAGTGATGACGTTGACAGAAGTAAAGGTAATGGAGATGACGAAAGTGATAGTGTACACAGGAAAAATGTCCACATGTGTGCAACATgtgtttaa